The sequence below is a genomic window from Scylla paramamosain isolate STU-SP2022 chromosome 38, ASM3559412v1, whole genome shotgun sequence.
CTACTCATGGTAGTCACAATTCAAGGAAAGAGAGTCCTAAGTGtcaacagaagaaaagaatccTTACATTTCTCCATACACTATGAATTCTTGTCACTGCATAACCACCCGCACCACCTCCTGCACAAATCACATCTCTAAAATAACATTCCTCCACATATccaatgaacataaaaaaaaaaaaaataataatatatatatatatatatatgttacagtcaatacctgaatccagacaatttgtaaagtgacttattttttcaggcaatttgtgaactgcctggttaggttaggttaggttaggttaggttaggttaggttaggttaggttaggttaggttaggttataacctaacctaacctaacctaacctaacctaacctaacctaacctaacctaaccaggcagttcacaaattgcctgaaaaaataagtcactttacaaattgtctggattcaggtattgactgtaacatatatatatatatatatatatatatatatatatatatatatatatatatatatatatatatatatatatatatatatatatatatatatatatatatatatatatatatatatatataaaataaatacatgaaaatacagGCTACATATTACAGGTCCTCATTTTCACTCATATTAAATCAAATACCCACCAGCTGCATCTCCACTGGTGTCGTTGGCCTCAGGTTGATCAGTTGCAGTTTCTCAGCTTTGGTCAGCTTGAAGTCTTTGGTGGCCTCAAGAAATCTGTGGATAACCTCTGGACTTTGGCCCTTGCATGgcgtcttctccaagtattttAGCGTCTGTTAGAAAGGAACGTCAGTGTTGTGTAACTTTATTTGCTACCATAAATGTATTTGATGTTAACGCACCATTACTTTATGACCTGTCTCAAagtgggaataaaaacaaagcaaatgATATTCATAGTCCCCTCACTTTGCAGCTTTTAGTATTCTCTTAAAATGAACAGGGAATAAAGACAATACTCTTACAATCTAgacacactatttttttttatgtagtagggACATcagccatgggcaacaaaactccactaaaaaaaataaataaataaataacacagagATCAAATCaactggaaataataataattcaaaacaTTTATTGTTGCTTTCAGTTAGTAAGGGTAGACACACTGATCCAGTGGTGAAAGGTTTGAACACTCACATCAAAGGCAATGTTGGCCAGGTGGGTCTGGGTCATAGTAATGTTGCGCTTCCCTTTGCTGCTCTGCTGGCACACCTCCTGCAGCAGTGTGAATACCTCGTAGTTACTTAACACTGCTCCTTTGCTGTTCACTCTgaaagccacacacacattgttatatatatatatatatattttttttccccaagttTTATGCCCAGTTTCCCTTGTCTGTCAGGGCTAGGACAGTGCTTCCTTATGAAGGACTTTGTTATCTGAGAGCTGTTATCCCAAATGGATGCTCTTCCTACCCTCGGATTGTGGCCAGGATTCAAACCTGAGTACCTGAGGGTCCCTCGGTCCCCAAAACACGCACAGTCCCACTGTACCATGGCAGCCCCTACACAATGTCATAATTTATTGTGCATGACTTGCTTATTCAACTGATTAAAGGTTATCCACTTATTTACATAGTATATCATGTTTATGTTAAAAACTGGAAAATAAGGTGGACACTACCATATTTAAGTTTTCTCTGTGAAGCTGAAGATTAATTCCCATGTCTTGCTTTTAAGCTTTTGCAactaataagaaaacaaaagagaaagaatattgCTGCAAATGCATTATATGGAATATATCACTCTTAACATCaccactctttctctcatttaacTATACATCATTAATGAGGTAGTTAGGAGGGTGCAATTACATTGGGCTTGAAGATTATATGTGCCAATTAGAGGACTGTACATGAGTTAAGAGAGTATATGGAACATTTTAAGGGTTGTGCAACAAGTTAGGACACTGCACAAGGGCAATGGGAGACtaaaggttaagttaggtttgttcATCTTTTGACAGTTTCAATAATGGCAATTAGTGAGTGAAAGGTGGTACAGGTATTAATATATGCTATACAATGCACTTATAATTATAAAGACATACAATAATTA
It includes:
- the LOC135091678 gene encoding DNA-directed RNA polymerase III subunit RPC9-like isoform X1, producing the protein MATVWGRVNSKGAVLSNYEVFTLLQEVCQQSSKGKRNITMTQTHLANIAFDTLKYLEKTPCKGQSPEVIHRFLEATKDFKLTKAEKLQLINLRPTTPVEMQLIIEESEDRLTEEQVEELISLVELHLPDPASTPQMANGPQ
- the LOC135091678 gene encoding DNA-directed RNA polymerase III subunit RPC9-like isoform X2, yielding MEVVNSKGAVLSNYEVFTLLQEVCQQSSKGKRNITMTQTHLANIAFDTLKYLEKTPCKGQSPEVIHRFLEATKDFKLTKAEKLQLINLRPTTPVEMQLIIEESEDRLTEEQVEELISLVELHLPDPASTPQMANGPQ